Genomic DNA from Bacillota bacterium:
TTTCTCTGTTGGAGAAGATCAGTCGACAACGCCAGGTATTCGTTTTCACCTGCCATGATTGGCTGGCAGAACTATTGGCGCAGCGGCTTGTGGTTTACCGGTTGGATCTGGATAAACGGGTGGAGCACCAACGGGTTGAGGGCTCCCAAGCCAGGTGAGCACACAGGAGACACAGGATATGAAGAGCTCGGTTTTTTGTCGATCTTCTGAAGCGGGATATACCCTGATGGAATTGTTGGTGGTTATATCTGTCTTGGGTATTGTGGGAGGGATCATCTTGCTGGTGGTTTCTTCCGGTGCCTTTGTGCCCAGGCGCGTAAGTAGCTGGTACGAGGCGGAGCAGAACCTCTCCGCGGTGTTGATGGAGCTATCCTATGGCTTTACCTACGATGAGGTTCGCTATTTGGGTTTGGTACAAGCCAGCGAAGCCACTCCCTTAGGTGCGGGTACGGGTTTGGCCTACAAAGACCTCGCAGGACGAGAGATCGTCTACCTTTTCCGAGAGGACACTCTTTACCGACAGGTGGAAGGAGGAAAGGAAGTATCCGTCCTTTCCGGCTTGACCTCGGTTTCCTTTCAAATTACCGATGGGTCCCTGTTGGAGATCACCCTAGAATTGGCTGCGGTGGGCGCGGGCAGCAAACCGCGTCGGGTGATACACTTTGTGGCTTTGCGTAACGCCCAGCGGAGGTGAGTTCATGTTAGAACGTGCCGAGGGTTTTTCTCTCATCGAAGTGCTGGTGGTGATTCTGCTCATCGGCATACTAGTACCGCCCCTGTATGGTGTTGTGGCGATGATGCATCGGGGGATGCAAGCTTCATCTGATTTAGCGGAAGCCTACCGGATTGTCAGCAATGTGGTGGAGTACACCACAAGCCAAGGCAATACGCCCGGGCCGGATGTTCTGGCCAGGATCTCCGATAGATTTTCCGTGGAAATCGCTACTACCGATACGGACTTGCCAGGCCTTAAGGAAAGCACAGTTCGGGTCACTCAACAGGATAAGGAACTGGTGGTCTACACTTTCCTGTGGCTTTCTGCCGACTGAGCTACAGGGTATGCTCCTCAAGGAACTGGAGGATATCCAAAGCCTGGGGCGGACAGCCGGGCAGGTAGTGGCTGTGGCCTCGGGTACAGGAACCAATGCCCAGTTCGTTTCCCTTCTGGCCTTTGTATCCTTGCCCAATTAAAATCTTTTTGCCCTGGGGCCAAGCCCCATGACGTTCTTCGTATCGTTTCAGGGCGTGGAGCAGACTGCCGTAGCATGCGGAGCAGGCATCCTTGGCTTCCACGTACCTAGCCAGCCTTTGATGTAGCCGGGTGGGTTTTGCCTCGGTCATCGGCCTTGGGGTTCCGAAGGAAGTCACCGTATACCTTTGGGTTCCCACCCCTAGTTCCGTTGCCAAGACGATATACTCGATTTCCGTCGGATCGTATCCAAGGAGCCTAGCTGCGTAGGCGTCGATGGCTACAGGATCGTGTCCGCAGATGATCCGGTCCATGTGCACCGGGTTGCCGCCTTCTTCGAAGGTGAGGTCCCCGGCCAAGGCGTCGACAATCACCAAATGCTGCGGCAGAACCTTATTTAGTACAGCGATGGGCCGATGCAAACCCAAGGTGTGGAAACGCCGTTTTTCCCGGTCGGGAATGCAACCCTTCATGTTCTTGAGGGCACAGGTGATTTTCGTCTGACAATGGGCCTTTAACACCGGGAGATTGATGAGGTAATCCACTTCCAAAGGTGAGACACAAACTTCCAGTTCCAGATCCTGGTAGGTCACTTTTCGGGTTTTGTCCTTCTTCAGATCCACCAAAGGGACTCCAAAACGCTTGCTGATTTCGGTATATCCGCATACTTTGAAGGCCCGTTCTGTATCGTCCCCTACCCAGGAGCTTTCCATGATGGTGATGTCCTTTATGCCAACGTCCTGGAGGAAAGCAACCAACGCCGCCACTAGCCGAGGGTCAGTGGTCGCACCACT
This window encodes:
- a CDS encoding prepilin-type N-terminal cleavage/methylation domain-containing protein: MLERAEGFSLIEVLVVILLIGILVPPLYGVVAMMHRGMQASSDLAEAYRIVSNVVEYTTSQGNTPGPDVLARISDRFSVEIATTDTDLPGLKESTVRVTQQDKELVVYTFLWLSAD
- a CDS encoding DUF362 domain-containing protein, whose product is MEQILVHYNMDQIKDQLYLVLLNLSLHTRLTPSMKVGIKPNLVVAKPADSGATTDPRLVAALVAFLQDVGIKDITIMESSWVGDDTERAFKVCGYTEISKRFGVPLVDLKKDKTRKVTYQDLELEVCVSPLEVDYLINLPVLKAHCQTKITCALKNMKGCIPDREKRRFHTLGLHRPIAVLNKVLPQHLVIVDALAGDLTFEEGGNPVHMDRIICGHDPVAIDAYAARLLGYDPTEIEYIVLATELGVGTQRYTVTSFGTPRPMTEAKPTRLHQRLARYVEAKDACSACYGSLLHALKRYEERHGAWPQGKKILIGQGYKGQKGNELGIGSCTRGHSHYLPGCPPQALDILQFLEEHTL
- a CDS encoding type II secretion system protein; amino-acid sequence: MKSSVFCRSSEAGYTLMELLVVISVLGIVGGIILLVVSSGAFVPRRVSSWYEAEQNLSAVLMELSYGFTYDEVRYLGLVQASEATPLGAGTGLAYKDLAGREIVYLFREDTLYRQVEGGKEVSVLSGLTSVSFQITDGSLLEITLELAAVGAGSKPRRVIHFVALRNAQRR